ATCAAGCATCAAATCAGGAAGTCTATAGGCATCGCTTGAACTGTCAGATAAAACTGTTGACAATAGGCTTATGGGATTGACATTGCGCCTGATTTCACTTGGTGACAAGGTGAAAGTCGAGAATGACGATAGGCGTGACGTAGCTTCGATATATTGCCTCTCAGCGACAGTAGCCGGCGTTGAAGGAGCAACAGATAAGCTAAATCAGGGTAAGAAATAATCGATAGCCAAAGACAAGCAGCGACTCACGAGTCATATGCGAGCTTCATGTTTCCAGTGTAGATGTTGCAGCTATCCGCAGACACATAAAAGTCTTTTGAGACCTTCAATACAACCTCTTCGACCGCTGCATCATCAATTGCTCCATCGCCTTGGAGCATTTTGAGCATTTTCTTCGCAATTTCGAAATCTAAAAGACCACATCAGCTTCAAACTTGCCAATCAAATTTTAGCAACTTACCGCCGGAACGTAGGATCCCATCAAAGTATATCCTACCTCTGGTTTGTAGAGTTAATGTCCCCAGGGCGCCCTTCAAAAGCCCCTCGCCGCTCGACAGCCTCTCCATATCGTTCCATAATTTGCGCCAACGATCATCCCCGCTTTTCCCTACTGAAGCTCCGCTTTGTCTCGCTAATCTCTCCGCCAACTCCACTTGCGCTTTTTGATCCCCCGCCATCCCCAGGAGCTCCCCTAGTCGTTTTTCAACACCCCATCTGGCCAGTATTTCTCCACTTTCGAGTTGGACATCAAGAATATCAAGAGCCCGAGAAAGGGAGGCGAAGGgtaaaggatggaaaaatAAAAGAATATCGCTCTTGGAAGGTGGCGGTGTGGAAGCAGATGTTGGACGAAGGAAATTTGAGATGGAATCGAGAGTCGTACTTGTgagctcctcgtcctcggcGTCTTCTCCAGTCAGTTCCCAGACAGGAAGACACTCAAAGATAGATGACATCGTTGACCAAACGGCACCGCCTCTTTCTTGGCTGCCATACAAGCATGCAAGAGCCAATCGAGCCACATCCAGATCGTTGCGTATCACTCTTTCagagaggggaagagtaGCCTTGGATGCCTCGAACAGTGGTAACGCCAAACGGAGCGGAAGAGAAAGTATTGTGGAGTTGAGAGAATCTGAAACAAGACTGGACGAGGCTATCCCTGCTCTTTCCGCACGGGATTCGAGGACATAGAGATAGGGCATAACCAGGCGTCTAACATCGTCAACGATACTTTCTGGGGTTGAATTGGAAAGATATGCAGCTATAATGTCTGATTCTTTTGCTAACATCCAGTTTCCAAGGGTCCATTTTGCATGTTGGTCTTGAGTAAGGTTCGCGTCATATACTAAccgagaaagaagagagaggtcCTCGCCTAGGGAATCGAGCGAAGGCACACCCAAAGACGCTCCGTGCTGAACCCAAGCGAGTTGTATATCGAGAATGCCCACTTCATCCAGCGATAGAACGTGAGTGGTGTACCATTTTGTGAGATCTGAAGGGGAAACGGCATGCTGACGaggttggaggaggatagtAGGTGGAATAGTGGATATGGACGGAGGTAAATACACATCGTTGATAATCTGTGGAAATGCCTGATGGGTCACAATAGAGGATGCTACTACTGGGCGTATCCACCTTTCATTATCGTCGCTGTCCACTGCGGGCAATAGTTCAACCGCTTCCAAATCACTAGGTGAAACCCATCCAGGGACGGCTTCCAAAAGATCAAACCTATAGGGATACAATTCCCCATGATTGTGTTGACAGAGCAGCCTCAAAGCTTGTAAAGATGAAGTAGACGCGAGAGTTAAGGCCGAAACTAGGACTGGCTGTGAGAGAAAACCGGACATGGTGATCGGAAGAGGATCGGCGGATTCGAATGCGGTAGTGGAAGGTGCGGCCGGGGTAATCACAGCTTGAGAAGTGGAGCCAGATGCGGGAACAGATGAATCCTGCGACCAAGGGTCATCCAAAAGGGTGGACCCCTTCgaatcctcttccttgggATCTCCGTATTCTCCCCAGGGATCACCAAGTTCCGTGTCATCTTGAGGAAGTGGCTGTCTTTCGTCTTTGTCGATCATAAGAGCGTCGAGCGCTTCCACTTTGGCCTCAGTAGCAGCTACTTGTTTAGGAGAAATGATCTCCCATGTGTCAAGTCGGCGTCGCATTTCTTCTAGTCCCAAATAGGCCCGCAATGTCTCCTCCCGAGCTCCAACGACTTTCtcaagttcttcttctgtcacTTCTTCTGGTGAAGCAAGGACATCCGCAAAGTACACGAGTCCCTTCTCGAGCCCTTGTCCTATGACATCTTTGGCTAAGGAAGCATCGTCGACTTTACCAGAGATGAGCAGCTTGAAGCACAAGCTAATAGCCTCGCTGTCAGAGAGCGTGATGAGCGCCTGGATGAAGGAAGCAGAGGTGAAGGGTATCGGGAGGGTTTCCAGCagtccttcttctgtcatCTGGAGAATCGTTGATAAGATTAGGAGGTTATCGGAGTGTATCAGGCAGTAGCAGGATGCTGCCTACTGTGAAGTTGAGACTCAATTCACGAAGCTCCACCAAAGACCTTGCCAAAGACAATCATTTGCATGGCGACAATCCAGCTGTTGTCGCTGCTGGCTGCTTCGGGGTACGCCTAGGTGTGACGTCCTGATGTCATCACAAAAAATAACTTGGATGTAGAACTTAATTTTCCTTCCATATAAGTAAAGTGATCGTTTCACATTTATTACGAAACAGATGCAAAAGGCACGGAATTTCAGTTGATGCCATTTCAAGTCCATCATATACTTGTGTTTATGCTTGCGTTGTAGTGAAGCCACCACTCACCCGATTTTAAGCTGTGTATTTAGTTAGAGGATAGAAAAGTACATCAAGTTCCATCAGACTAATGTGTTTTCTGCTTTTTTGAGTGGTGTGTAAAGTCGAAAGATACGATCGAACGATGATGACTACTAATAATAACAACTGCTGTTGTTACACATGATGCAAACTACTATCGGTATGTGATAATGATTCCCCTCATCAGACGGACGCAATGGTTTCGGTAACCACGGCCAGTATAGGGTGATGATGCAAGGAAGTTCATTATTTCTGCTTTTCTACTAAGAACTAAGACTACTATTATTAGCACTCCTCCGGTGTTGTTGTACTACGAGTGAGTACTCCTCTCGCTAAGTTGTTGCGATATAATACTCCAATAACTGTACAACAAGGTCTTGTACAATCGTACAGTACACAGCGGATACCGAAGACCACCGTGATCGGCGTGGGCGGGTATGATCGTCATTCAGCAGAGCAGGAGTGATTGCATCGTTGTCTGTCGCGTCGTCGGTGCGTGGCGCATCGCAGAAGATACACAGGAGTGGACCATAGCTCCGTGGTTCATATTAGGTCACGATAGTATTGATCCAGGGTTGAGTGTCAAGGCCCAAAGATGATCCGTCTATCTTTCTGAATTGTGAATTTTGATTGATACTTTCCGTGTTTATGCTTGCCACAACTCTATGTATGCACTTTCCTATCAGCGACCACACACCCATATTGAATGACCCACCAAACGCGTGTTTCCGTTACTGACGCGTCGGGGTTCAACCGCCCGGAAAGTTACTCAATCAGGGAATTATGGGTGCAGAGTTTCAGGCGACTAGGCGTTTGTTGTTAGTTGTTGCACACGGACCTCTTCCAACATCTAACATCCGCCATCGTGTCTGACCAatcctcgtccacctcatctccttctctttcccattccattgtcttttccatctcttctcctccctctcctcctctttttaCACGCCGCCACCGTCGTTTTTACCAGTGTCTCTAAGTGCGAGAAGCTCTTCAGACACTGTGCATTCAAGTCATTGCTAGTTAAGACTCTGGAACACATTGTAAGTCGATGTTTGCTGCTTCAACCAAGTGTCATGCCCTCGTCTTGCATCGTCTCTACAACAGTCCTTCCCCGTATTCGATCCTTactccttcctttcatgCCACCTTCGGTAGGCTCTTTTTCACCCCAAACGGCCATCGCTGTCTTGTTCTGTTGCAAGATACCGCCGCACTGTCAAACACCGGAGGGTCCAAGCTGAACAACTGCTTTCCCATTAGCTCTGGTGACTTGGTCCCCCTCCCGCATTAATCTAACGCGTCTATGCATCAGCAAAGAGCACCCGCCGCCCACCATCATTCTTATTCGTACGCGCCTTATCCACACGCTTCAGTTTCTGCCGAAAATACTGTTCCCTCGATGGCGCAGCCTCAAGTGTACTACCAGCAGCCACCGGCTGACTTTTACCCGCACGTGCCGGGTCATAACCCACACACTGGTGCATCCCACGGCACACAGGCGGGGCCATCCCAATCAGCGGAAAACAACGCATTCGCCATGCCGGACGTTCGTCAATCAAAATCCGCCCGACCACGGCCGCCTCCTTCGTCCGTTACAATGCCCATGATCCCCACTTCGCTTCCCGACCCATCTATGCATTCGTACGCTCCGGTACAAGCTCCTGTTCCCCAACAGCAGACGCGTACTGCTAACCGCCGTTCACACAATCCTGCTGCCACTTTGAATTCGCCCTCGGCGCCGCGGCCTGAGGAGCTGACAGATGAATATGTCTTGCACCCTTCAGTGTACGCATTCAAACAAGAGTACCCGCGGCGAGCCATGGTCGGCTTGGGCCCGTATATAGTGCTACAGACATTGGGAGAAGGCGAATTCGGCAAAGTCAAGCTAGGTGTTCATGCGGACTACGGCGTGGAAGTTGCAATCAAGTTAATCAGGCGAGGTGATCTTCAAGAAGAGGCTCATGCAAGCAAAGTCGAAAGAGAAATCAACGTTTTAAAGGTGAGCCCGATATCTCGCAAATCATACCCTTACGGCCGTATGTTGGCTGACTTGTTCTTCAGACATTGAAACACCCAAACATCGTGCGTATGTTCGATGTTCTTGATACGCACAAATATATCGGTATTGTGTTGGAGTTTGCTGGAGGTAGGCTTGTTCTTCGCATCTTTACATTATACTGATATAGTTCAGGCGGGGAGCTTTTTGAGTACATCCTTGCCAACGAGTACCTGAAGGACAAAGAAGGTCAAAGGATTTTTGCTCAACTAATATCCGGCGTGGACTACCTGCACAAGAAAGGCGTCATCCACCGTGACTTGAAGTTGGAAAATTTATTACTCGACAAGAACAGGAATCTTATCATTACGGATTTCGGGTTTGCAAACCAATTTGACTTGTCCAAAGGGGATCTCATGTCTACCAGTTGCGGAAGTCCGTGCTACGCCGCGCCAGAACTTGTCGTGCTGGACACACCTTACCATGGTTCCGCGGTCGACATCTGGTCCTGCGGAGTCATCCTTTACGCCATGCTTGCTGGATATCTTCCTTATGACGACGATCCTGACAACCCCGATGCCGGAAATGTTGTTGAGCTTTATCGCTATATCATGAATACCGAACTGCATTATCCGGATCACGTATCGCCACTGGGCAAGAACCTACTCCAACATATGCTTATCCTTCACCCCGAGCATCGAATCAAGATACCTGTTATTGTCAAACATCCATGGCTCAAATCCTATCATGACATGTTCAATAAGTCTGTCGAGGAATGCGAGGCAGCCTTCCAGGATGCCATGTATAGGAAAAGTAGACAAGCCAGAAAGGAACTGCAAGAGCGTCGCAGAGTTCAGACACAAGCTCGCGAATCCTTACAGACGAAGGAGAGGGCCCATGTGCAGCGAAGCCAGAGCAGTGCTCCAGGCACGATTATCAATGCAGCTGCACTTGATCAAATCCGTCGCCGACCACATAGTGCTATGCCCGGGTCCACCCCACTTCCCGAAATCATTGCTAAGCACTCTGAGTCAGTAGATGACGTAGCGCTCACTATGCGATCGGCTACGCCCCCAACTGCCCTCTCTCAACCGACTGAGATTCGTTCCCCTACTACTGAGTCCCCGCGCCCACGGTCTGAGTCCATGGCTCCTCGCCTTTCATTTACGACGTCCGTCAGTACCCCTACTGCCATGACTGTTGAGACGCCATCCTCCGTCCCAGTGCAATCCCCCACCGACGCTCTGCCCCCTGCGGCAATGACTGTGATGCAGCCTTCGGTGGAAGCAGCGCCACCAATGCGAGATCACAAGAACCGTAACACCATTCAAGTGGAACATGCCGGGGAAGGGTTGCATGACAGAGCGAAGGAAGCCTTTGATGCCAACCATGGACGTGCAGATGGATCAATGGAAACGACAAGCACTGCTGACACCGGGATGGTCGCATCTTCGCTTCTTGACGTGAAACGGGAAGAATCGACTGATATTGAGATGGAGTCAGGCTCTTCGGACAGCGAACAGCCCAAACCGGCAAACGATGGTATCTCGCAGCAGCCCGGAGAGAAGTCAATGGATATACCTCCTATCGTTCCGATAACGATTCCTCTTGCCCCTCCCGCAGAATCCGGTAccgcaacagcagcaaacGATTCTTCACAGGTCCTCGAACCGCAGGAAAAGTTGTCGCCCGCTCTCGTCGAGCATGGGTCTGCTTCCATCGATGAAATGGCATCCCCCTCCACTCCCCGGGTTTCCACATCTGTTGAACAGGAACCTGTCAATATCACTCCTCGCGCAAAAATGCGGGCGCCCCCAGTTGCTACCACTCCAAAGGCCTCTCTGGTTAACGAACGGAAGAGACATGGTTCTATGCCCCCTCCAATGGGCCCCAGCTTTGTTTCAGATTCCCGACCAGAATCTTCGCTCACTGCGACTGGGCTCCCTAAACTTCCGAAAAAGGATCGATACCGGAAAGGCATGTCGCTTGATAAATTCGGACTGGCGAAACTTCTGGGTCATGCTTCGCAGGCTCACACAACGGTGCACggtgaaggaaagatggcCCCTCCTAGTGCCAGTTCCAGTGCTCTTGCGCTGCAACATCAATTACAGCAACATGGAGGCCAGAGCCAGGCGGTATCAGAGAGCGACAGTGTCAAAAAGTCGAGAAGGCGAACTTTGCAGTTTGGTTTCCATAGGTGAGTGCAGTTGTGTAATTTCAATATGACAAGTGTCCTCTAACATTAAGACAGTCGCAAGGATAGCAAGGCATCTTCTGCTGCGGTCGCCACTCCTGGAACCCCTCTTATGGACAAGGACACCAATGGTGAGAACAGGTTATCTTCCATTACTGGTGGCACTGCCTCTCTGAGGGataagagaaggaaaacagTTCAAATTGGCTTAAGCACGTACGTTCTCATTTCAGTCTTTCACTCCCAGCATGGCTGATTCTTTTCATCTAGTCAATCCGAACAGAAAGATACAACGGTAAACGTTCCTggtctctcttcttctggtcATTTAGTCAAGAACCCTGCTACCGAACCTCCCCAGGGAATCTCCATTGGTCCTGTCGTTGGGACAGATGCCTCTGCACTGAGCCAAAGCTCTCCCTCGGCGGTTGCATTGGAAGCATTTGCTGCACAGCAGGGTCATTATCCTAGCTACCGGGGATCTTCTAGCAGGGCTTCCAAAGTCATGGACTGGTTCCGCCGCAAAACATTTGTAAAAGAGACATTACCCGAGCCCAAATCGCCGGTCATCAAGTCGGATTCCCAGTCGTCATTTGTACGAATTGGTGAAGTTGCCTCACCTGCGAGCAAAACACAGGAATCTGCTCAAGCGTCAACGGTTTCTCAGGAAAACACTGACAAggcggaagagaaaatTGACTCAACCGCTGATCAGGAGAATGCCGCAAAGACAACTCCGACCAAATCCCCTGTTTTGCCACAACCCATCGGTGCTACTGCTACGACACCCTCTGTAATGATaactcctcctcgtccgaCTGCTGCTACCACACCTACTATTGGTTCTTCAACACAGCAGTCTCCACCCACTACTATCCGTACACGATCAGCCTCAACATTCACTTTCGACGAGTCCAAAATTCGCGTGCACACTGGTCTGGTTGATCAGTCAGCGCTTTCCACCAAGCCACCGCAAGATGTCTTTGTGGAAGTCATACAGGTCTTGCGCGGTATGGGCGTGGAGATGAAGCGTGAGAGTGATTTCAAATTGAGGTGCACgagagcaaagaagaaggccgcTGGCACCTCGATCGGCTTGGGAAGCGTCGTTAGTACGGGGTCGGGTATGAGCCCTTTCTCGATTATGAACAATGCTTCAGCCAGCAAGGTAAGAGCCTTTTTTATCGTCAGTGAATGACCGCTGACCTCGAATGGCATTAGACCGACTCTCGAGGGTTGCCTAGACCTACTAGTCCCTCTGCTGTGGCTAACCGATCGAGCGCAGGTATCAAGGGTCTTCTCCGTCGGGGAAGTTCTCGATCCTCTGCTCACCCTGCTCGACTTACTCGGACTGGTGATGAGGTTCCCAACCCACCATCTCAATCCACGCCAAATCTAGAGCTGCCTGAGTCGTCGATGGCATCCAAACCTGAACCATTATATGGCAAAGAATTGTGGGTACTTATAATCTGCAGTGGTTGCGAACATAAACTAAGCTTTGAATAGAATGGACGCCGGGGACGAAGTGAAATTTACAGTAGAGTTGtgcaagatgaagaatttACCCGGGCTTTTTATCCTCAAGATCAAAAGAACAAAGGGCAATCTTTGGTCATTCAAGTTCATATACCAGACAGTGATTGAGTAAGTTCTGCCCCATTGACTACAGTGGGGAGCATACCAGCTGACTGAACGGCAGGCGTACAACCACCCTCACACACTGATTCATCAATCATACCACATGATACGTCCAGTAATTCCGGCATGGTTTCTGGTGCAAGTCAAGAAATAGATCCATTCATTTGCATCCTCGATACCCAATTCCCGTTTTCATTGACACCCCCCTGTAGTTTTTAATCCGCATAATCGTTATGTTCTGATTTCGTTGTCTATATTATTGAATTAGCATCTTTTCTTGGCCAATCCTTCCCCACAAGAACCCATACAACAATATACATTTAAGTACAGTCTTCAATTTTCCAGTCCGCATTGTTCTAGTTCCATGACTTGCAGTCACTTTTTAGACAGGTTATTCAATTGAGACCATTATGTAAAAGTCATTGTCTGTCGTCAATGTTTTAAATGATCGTTCTAACAGAAGATCGGAGCCCAAAAAGGGCATATTTGTAGTGAATTGCTGATTTTACGTAGAAAAGgggaaatgatgatggtacGGGAGCAACAATCCTGCTAATGATGGTACGGTACCAAGCCAATCCTACATAATACTCATCTCTTCGTTTAATATCGGCTCTTGCCGAGGGACACTTACTGCCTTCACTTGTTAAGCACTGTACGTTCTAATGCAGGTGTTGTTGTCATCTCTATAGCTTGTTCAGATTCCATCTTTGAGTATGTCCTCGCAATTTGGATTGGACTTGGGTCGAGGTTTAAGAGGCAACAAAATATCGTCTTGAGAGGAGTGCACATGTTTGTCGTCGGTGGGTGACTTCAATCTGAGCATGCTCCAAAAAGGCATATTCATTGTTTGACTAAAATGGGGTCAATAATTGTTGATGACAGAACTTAATTCGTTCAAAGCTTCTGACGACCTGATGAATATTACTCATAACAGCCCTCAAAACGGTTCCGGGATTCAAAACAGCCGAGAGTCCAACGATGTAAGACTTTGACATGACCATCTTACGTTTTCTGTCAAAAAAAGTGTCTAGTGCAGGGAGGTCAAATGAGCACCAAcgtggagaagaagctccTAAGGCTGGAAGAGACATCAATCAGTCACTCACTATCTGTGTCTGGTCTGTAGGGCTTCGAAAAGATTTGTAGGCAGGAAAGATAAGGAAGGCAATGGCCATCAGAGTTGAGGGGAAGTCGAGCCTCCGCTGACCTTCTGTATGGTCTATGCTATAGGCAAGGGGATTATTTGTAGCAGCACTACAGGACTTACTACGATAATATAAGCTTGCTTGGAACTCTGCCTGCCAACTGCTTTTCAATTCAATTTCGAGCATCTTAGGCACCAACCatatgatgatggaagcTGAGATGATAGCGTTTGCGGCGATTACAGGTGTTTGTAGAGAACCACAATGGATTCTAAAGGTCGAGAAGTCTGGAAACAAGGTGCATTTAGTCACTACTtggcggaagaagctggGCTACAGGATTGGTATCAGTAATGTTGGAGGCTGCTGGTCAGGTGTGTTGTGGTCAGCGACAATTATGCGGACGTCTAGATATTCATGCAAAGGACGTTAGTCTGTAGATGGGAGTCAATCTTCACCCCCTCGTTCCTTGTCTCTCAGCTGTAGGAAGCTAGATACCATTGCCTCTCTACTGGACTTGATCGTGGGCCTTGGGAGCATGGAAATGCGGATGAGGAGAGGTTGGTCTTTTAACGACAGCCCACGGACGCGTACCGCGAAGACGGCTGCACGGCGATAAACATCCACTCTGTCAGTATTGCTCACGTCTATACTTCTAGTCGACGTTGTAGGtgggcagaggaagaagaaacacATCAAGAGTCATCAAGGCCTGAAATGCTTCCGATAGATACATCAGTTACTGAGTATgattcatcagcatcagGCACCTCCATATTTCTGGTACCATTTGGGACTGACGAGACGCTGACGTGAGGCTGAGGGGGAAGAGTCCGTGCCACGGAGAGTGTgcggaaaagaaagaggcGGTGACCGATGATCCAGACCAAGCCCATCCGAAAGGTTCGTCGTAATAGCGGCTGACCGGACTGATGGTACCTAGAGAATGTTTCATCAGGCGATTACTGCTATTGGGTGGGGCAGGAATGATCGTTTCAGAAGCAATAACGAAATACCGTAAGACCCGCAATGCTGCATTTGCAGCACCATTCTGCACAACTGTCACGATTGCCGGCTAGGGCGAGGAGCTGTAATATTAGCTTTGCGCCTTTAACGTCTGCGCTTTCGCCCATTCCTCTGCTGCCAAGCGCCACGATTGAATAAGTAACATCCTCCACAATCCATGAGATATGCCTTGAGCCCTCAGCCTTGAGTCATGAGTCATGGGCTCTCACCCTCGTCAACAGCCAGCAATAACCATCATGCTTCTGGGCTCCGATGGTGCGATGTTATTGTTATCGATGTAAAACATGAAAACTCATCAAAGAAATAACCCCATAATAGAATGATCAAAACAATGGAGAGACATCGCAAGGCCTCTACACTTTGAACGCCGAAGAGAGAATAAGTTCCAAGCAGGAGCTGCCCTTTGGTACAAGACTATTCATGCGAACAGCAAGACTTCAAACCATCCATTATTCGAGGCATTCCATTACGGCCTCGACATCAATTAACGACTTGTACCTACCTGGCCAGGGGTCACACCCGAAGCAAACTGTCCCCTGAACCTGAACTGACTCTGACTCTGGCTTGGCGTCAGACTGGACGTTGTCGACATACGTCCCTGTCCGTGAGATGGTCTTTGGGGCACGGGCGTTTCGGGCGGATTGTGAACATGAGATcctcgaggaggatggcggTAAGAGACGGAATGGGGTATTTGTGGATCTAAAGTGTAGGTATTATAGTGAGGATAGCTTTGGGTCGGATGAATTAGAGGACGTCGGTAGAATAGCTGGGGTTGGCCTTGAGTGGTACTTTGGGGCcgagagggaggaagagactgTCGATGAGATTGTCGAGAGGACACTGAGAGAGTAGGGAAGGTACCGGGAGGCTGAACGAGCGGAGTTGGGGGAAAGTCATCGTCTAACCATTGCTCTTCACCTTGTCCATTCAAGGCCCCTTCCACGGGATTTTCGCCCATGAAATCTTCCACCATTCTTTTCATTCCATCACTAACTGCGTCCTTCATTGCATCGACTGCACCTTCACCTAGGCCTTCCAAAATCGGAGTGGAAGAAACTGATGGTGAAAGTatgcgaggaagagcaagcgAGATATGGTTCGGGTGGACAAAACGGTCTTGCACAAGGTTTCGAAGACGAGAGACAATAAGCTGTTCAAGTTTGGGTATATCTAGGAATCAGAGTTAGCTCTCAAAACATCCTGTAGGATAACGAAAAAAGAATAGACCTTGTAATTTTGCTCGACTTCCAAGGAGACTTGTGACTTTCAGGTTGAGATGGAAATCAGGCAATAAGTTTACATGAATATGTTGTCGATCCTCTATTGGTTCATGAAGTTGTACACTCATCTTGAGCCATGTTAGTTACACCGGTATAATAAATAATCCAACTTACAGTACCACCGATAGACACAAGCTCGACACCCAATGTGACTGGTAAGACCGCAAAACGCGGCTTTGGAAAGTTGACCAGAACGGCCGTGGAGAGTGTCATGCTCAAAGAGTCCAGATAGTCAACATCAATTTCTGCACGCTAACAATATTTGTGAGTCATTCTTTCgatgagaaagagagagacaAGAGGCGTACCAAGCGACCTTGTCCATCTGCTGGCCTTATTCTAGCATTTGACAAGAGCGGATAGGAAGTTCCAAGCGACAACGAGGTGACATCTATTGGATCAAGCCAGCTTAGGTTTTCTCCCTTCGGATTAAGCCATCCTTCTATTCTCTGCCTtgcgccttcttctccgccttcCGAAAGAAGGTCATTCCGGTAACCTTGTAAGATTTGAGCCAACAAAACATTAACCCAGTCGGAAGATTCGGCGGGATGGATAGACATATCATATGATGTCTTGGACAGGAGGTTTGATAATGGAGGGGGTGTATGGTTAGAGAGGAGCTTTTGAAAATCCGGATGTCAATACATGTACGAGTTTAGACGAAGCAATACGCACATCTGCCCGCTCGGCACGTCGTTTGCGCCAGCCTTCATGGTCTATCTGCTCACTGGGAGAGAATACAACATAGCGAATAAACAATAGGAGGATGATTAAGAACGATGCCTGGCCGAGAACGAAGCCTTCGGTGAAGGTCAAgttgggagagaaggttTCGGACATGGCTGGGAGGGCCGGAAAGTCGGGGAAAGAGCAAGTAGCGAGAATGTCCTGATTTGTGTGCTTGCACTAATGTGTAGATTACCGCGGCATGTCTCGCGGGATGGGTTGGGGGCGTGCCAGCGGGTGAAGTGGCTGCAATAGTCGACAGGCCGGTCTATGTTCCAAGAATACTCGCAGGAGGTAACGTCGAATGACCGAATTTATCAAAAGAGACCATCCTTTATCAGAGCATCACAGCGGAGTtgcttccatctccgcACTTCGCAAATATGCTAGCCAAACGGGGACCAAAAATGTATCAAGATTGCGACGGCAGTGTATGAACTTTATACAGCTGTGCTCCAAAGACCATCAAACGAAGAATGAAAACCCAAATGCAAAGTATATCATGCGGTGTACAGGATGCATCTCCCCAACGGCCCTAAAGTCTACCCAGTTTACTTCTTGGCAGGCTTAGCGCCGACCTCCTCGACCTTGAGTCCTGTAAGGTTGTCAATGTTGATGGCCTTTCA
The Cryptococcus neoformans var. neoformans JEC21 chromosome 8 sequence genome window above contains:
- a CDS encoding expressed protein is translated as MTEEGLLETLPIPFTSASFIQALITLSDSEAISLCFKLLISGKVDDASLAKDVIGQGLEKGLVYFADVLASPEEVTEEELEKVVGAREETLRAYLGLEEMRRRLDTWEIISPKQVAATEAKVEALDALMIDKDERQPLPQDDTELGDPWGEYGDPKEEDSKGSTLLDDPWSQDSSVPASGSTSQAVITPAAPSTTAFESADPLPITMSGFLSQPVLVSALTLASTSSLQALRLLCQHNHGELYPYRFDLLEAVPGWVSPSDLEAVELLPAVDSDDNERWIRPVVASSIVTHQAFPQIINDVYLPPSISTIPPTILLQPRQHAVSPSDLTKWYTTHVLSLDEVGILDIQLAWVQHGASLGVPSLDSLGEDLSLLSRLVYDANLTQDQHAKWTLGNWMLAKESDIIAAYLSNSTPESIVDDVRRLVMPYLYVLESRAERAGIASSSLVSDSLNSTILSLPLRLALPLFEASKATLPLSERVIRNDLDVARLALACLYGSQERGGAVWSTMSSIFECLPVWELTGEDAEDEELTSTTLDSISNFLRPTSASTPPPSKSDILLFFHPLPFASLSRALDILDVQLESGEILARWGVEKRLGELLGMAGDQKAQVELAERLARQSGASVGKSGDDRWRKLWNDMERLSSGEGLLKGALGTLTLQTRGRIYFDGILRSGDFEIAKKMLKMLQGDGAIDDAAVEEVVLKVSKDFYVSADSCNIYTGNMKLAYDSLSVAPSTPATVAERQYIEATSRLSSFSTFTLSPSEIRRNVNPISLLSTVLSDSSSDAYRLPDLMLDLAEKLGCRSETDRGLVWGMVGRAAIAKEDWAMASKAVENMVQMVKKSQSSQTAVKQEQQGNHVTEPGNALRSETWALAHALSSQSEFSDISAKLKFVSSAMELCPASELPSIIETFRQIEKGRIRLDEAARRRRMKGIASPELPSEPSIGVSSVAAVQERVLGSRTAAKAAKLALDIGGRLTAHRQLPSPALLSSATFSSPFAGQELSRPLSRNSAAGSEVGSDGGYKVGGSLSSGSAGARDLFEHLGRDEAERVRKGARRALVRGVGWLLGADESEIAGVEQ
- a CDS encoding protein kinase SNF, putative is translated as MHQQRAPAAHHHSYSYAPYPHASVSAENTVPSMAQPQVYYQQPPADFYPHVPGHNPHTGASHGTQAGPSQSAENNAFAMPDVRQSKSARPRPPPSSVTMPMIPTSLPDPSMHSYAPVQAPVPQQQTRTANRRSHNPAATLNSPSAPRPEELTDEYVLHPSVYAFKQEYPRRAMVGLGPYIVLQTLGEGEFGKVKLGVHADYGVEVAIKLIRRGDLQEEAHASKVEREINVLKTLKHPNIVRMFDVLDTHKYIGIVLEFAGGGELFEYILANEYLKDKEGQRIFAQLISGVDYLHKKGVIHRDLKLENLLLDKNRNLIITDFGFANQFDLSKGDLMSTSCGSPCYAAPELVVLDTPYHGSAVDIWSCGVILYAMLAGYLPYDDDPDNPDAGNVVELYRYIMNTELHYPDHVSPLGKNLLQHMLILHPEHRIKIPVIVKHPWLKSYHDMFNKSVEECEAAFQDAMYRKSRQARKELQERRRVQTQARESLQTKERAHVQRSQSSAPGTIINAAALDQIRRRPHSAMPGSTPLPEIIAKHSESVDDVALTMRSATPPTALSQPTEIRSPTTESPRPRSESMAPRLSFTTSVSTPTAMTVETPSSVPVQSPTDALPPAAMTVMQPSVEAAPPMRDHKNRNTIQVEHAGEGLHDRAKEAFDANHGRADGSMETTSTADTGMVASSLLDVKREESTDIEMESGSSDSEQPKPANDGISQQPGEKSMDIPPIVPITIPLAPPAESGTATAANDSSQVLEPQEKLSPALVEHGSASIDEMASPSTPRVSTSVEQEPVNITPRAKMRAPPVATTPKASLVNERKRHGSMPPPMGPSFVSDSRPESSLTATGLPKLPKKDRYRKGMSLDKFGLAKLLGHASQAHTTVHGEGKMAPPSASSSALALQHQLQQHGGQSQAVSESDSVKKSRRRTLQFGFHSRKDSKASSAAVATPGTPLMDKDTNGENRLSSITGGTASLRDKRRKTVQIGLSTQSEQKDTTVNVPGLSSSGHLVKNPATEPPQGISIGPVVGTDASALSQSSPSAVALEAFAAQQGHYPSYRGSSSRASKVMDWFRRKTFVKETLPEPKSPVIKSDSQSSFVRIGEVASPASKTQESAQASTVSQENTDKAEEKIDSTADQENAAKTTPTKSPVLPQPIGATATTPSVMITPPRPTAATTPTIGSSTQQSPPTTIRTRSASTFTFDESKIRVHTGLVDQSALSTKPPQDVFVEVIQVLRGMGVEMKRESDFKLRCTRAKKKAAGTSIGLGSVVSTGSGMSPFSIMNNASASKTDSRGLPRPTSPSAVANRSSAGIKGLLRRGSSRSSAHPARLTRTGDEVPNPPSQSTPNLELPESSMASKPEPLYGKELMDAGDEVKFTVELCKMKNLPGLFILKIKRTKGNLWSFKFIYQTVIERTTTLTH